One segment of Comamonas thiooxydans DNA contains the following:
- a CDS encoding 3-hydroxyacyl-CoA dehydrogenase, whose amino-acid sequence MQIQDRVFIVTGGASGLGEGTARMLAANGGKVVIADMNAERGEAVASEIGGVYLRCDVSNEADGQAVVAKATSLGKLAGLINCAGIAPAEKTVGKSGPHSLAVYTKTIMVNLVGTFNMIRLAADAMSKNEPEPTGERGVLISTASVAAYDGQIGQAAYSASKGGVVGMTLPIARDLARSGIRNMTIAPGIFGTPMLFTMPQEVQDALAASVPFPSRLGKPEDYAKLVKQILENDMLNGEVIRLDGAIRMAPK is encoded by the coding sequence ATGCAGATTCAGGATCGCGTATTCATCGTGACCGGCGGCGCTTCAGGCTTGGGCGAAGGTACGGCGCGCATGCTGGCCGCCAACGGCGGCAAGGTCGTGATTGCCGACATGAATGCAGAGCGCGGCGAGGCCGTAGCCAGTGAGATCGGTGGCGTCTATCTGCGCTGCGATGTCAGCAATGAGGCCGATGGTCAGGCCGTAGTCGCCAAGGCCACCAGCCTGGGCAAACTCGCCGGCCTGATCAACTGCGCCGGTATTGCACCAGCCGAGAAGACCGTAGGCAAGAGCGGCCCGCACAGCCTGGCCGTCTATACCAAGACCATCATGGTCAACCTGGTCGGCACCTTCAACATGATTCGCCTGGCAGCGGATGCCATGAGCAAGAATGAGCCGGAGCCTACCGGCGAGCGCGGTGTGCTGATTTCTACCGCCAGCGTCGCAGCCTATGACGGCCAGATCGGTCAGGCCGCCTACTCTGCCTCCAAGGGCGGCGTGGTCGGCATGACGCTGCCCATTGCTCGCGACCTGGCTCGCAGCGGCATTCGCAATATGACGATTGCTCCCGGTATCTTCGGCACCCCCATGCTGTTCACCATGCCGCAGGAAGTTCAGGATGCACTGGCCGCCAGCGTACCCTTCCCCAGTCGCCTGGGCAAGCCCGAGGACTACGCCAAGCTGGTCAAGCAGATCCTGGAAAACGACATGCTCAATGGCGAAGTCATCCGCCTGGACGGCGCCATTCGCATGGCCCCGAAATAA
- a CDS encoding phasin family protein: MSLTPDQILSAQKAHFETLFGLTSKAFEGVEKLVELNVTASRAALAEAAQHTQAVLSVKDAQELLTLQAGLFQPLAEKTASYSRHLYDIASNTAGEFNKTLEAQSTEARKNFNALLDNTTKNAPAGSESAVAMVKSAVSAANNAFESVQKAVKQASDMAEANFNAATKTATEAVKATTAAKR; the protein is encoded by the coding sequence ATGAGCCTGACCCCTGACCAAATCCTGAGCGCACAAAAAGCCCACTTCGAGACATTGTTCGGCCTGACCAGCAAAGCTTTCGAAGGCGTGGAAAAGCTGGTGGAACTGAACGTCACCGCTTCGCGCGCCGCACTGGCCGAAGCTGCCCAGCACACCCAGGCCGTACTCAGCGTCAAGGACGCTCAGGAACTGCTGACTCTGCAAGCAGGCCTGTTCCAGCCGCTGGCCGAGAAAACCGCTTCCTACAGCCGCCACCTGTACGACATCGCCAGCAACACTGCCGGCGAATTCAACAAGACGCTGGAAGCCCAGTCCACCGAAGCTCGCAAGAACTTCAATGCCCTGCTGGACAACACAACCAAGAATGCTCCTGCCGGCTCCGAATCCGCTGTTGCCATGGTCAAGAGCGCAGTCTCTGCCGCCAACAACGCCTTCGAATCCGTGCAAAAGGCGGTGAAGCAAGCCTCCGACATGGCCGAAGCCAATTTCAACGCAGCCACCAAGACAGCAACCGAAGCTGTCAAGGCCACGACCGCCGCCAAGCGTTAA
- a CDS encoding thioesterase family protein, with translation MTASLSHGKPLRAQPQARDSYPVFREISTRWSDNDVYGHVNNVIYYSWFDTAVNAYLIEQGALDIHDGQTIGLVIETQCNYFASLAFPQAVEAGIRVAHLGSSSVRYEVGLFARGASQSAAAGHFVHVYVDRQTRRPVPLPEPLRAVLQSLLRTELAGE, from the coding sequence ATGACTGCATCGTTATCTCATGGCAAACCTTTGCGCGCCCAGCCGCAGGCGCGCGACTCCTATCCCGTGTTTCGTGAAATCAGCACCCGCTGGTCGGACAACGATGTTTACGGTCATGTGAACAACGTCATCTACTACAGCTGGTTTGATACCGCGGTCAATGCGTATCTGATAGAGCAGGGCGCGCTGGATATTCATGATGGGCAGACGATTGGCCTGGTGATAGAGACCCAGTGCAATTACTTTGCCTCGTTGGCTTTCCCGCAAGCCGTGGAGGCGGGTATTCGCGTGGCCCATCTGGGTAGCTCCAGCGTGCGCTACGAAGTGGGTCTGTTTGCCAGGGGGGCGAGCCAGTCGGCTGCTGCCGGGCATTTTGTGCATGTCTATGTCGACAGACAGACGCGCCGGCCTGTGCCCTTGCCCGAGCCCTTGCGGGCGGTACTACAGTCACTGCTGCGTACAGAGCTAGCTGGGGAATAG
- the pncB gene encoding nicotinate phosphoribosyltransferase codes for MIITSLLDTDLYKFTMMQVVLHQFPGAQVEYRFKCRNPGVQLAPYVNEIREEIRSLCKLRFQDAELAYLSSLRFIKSDFVDFLSLFQLNDKYITVTPLASGEIDITIQGPWLHTILFEIPVLAIVNEVYFRNTQPVPNFLEGRKRLDEKIELLQAPGLESLKIADYGTRRRFSRAWHEEVLRVLCARLGHSGAARVNGQRKGQLAGTSNVLYAMKLGLIPLGTLAHEYLQACQSLGPRLRDSQIFGFESWAREYRGDLGIALSDVYGMSAFLRDFDLYFCKLFDGARHDSGDPFDWGERLIAHYKANKIDPLSKVLIFSDGLTIPKTIGLFERFNGRCQLAFGIGTNLTNDLGNPPEHVPLQIVIKMTRCNGQPVAKLSDTPGKSMCDDEKYLAYLRQVFSIAPPEPVSPA; via the coding sequence ATGATCATCACCAGTCTGCTAGACACCGACCTGTACAAATTCACGATGATGCAGGTGGTGCTGCATCAGTTTCCGGGCGCGCAGGTGGAGTACCGCTTCAAATGCCGCAACCCTGGCGTGCAACTGGCTCCGTACGTCAATGAAATCCGCGAAGAAATCCGCTCTCTGTGCAAGCTGCGCTTTCAAGATGCCGAGCTGGCCTATCTGAGTTCGCTGCGTTTCATCAAGAGCGATTTTGTCGATTTCCTGAGCCTGTTCCAGCTCAACGACAAATACATCACGGTCACGCCCCTGGCCAGCGGCGAGATCGACATCACCATCCAGGGCCCCTGGTTGCACACCATCCTGTTCGAGATCCCGGTGCTGGCCATCGTCAACGAGGTGTATTTCCGCAATACGCAGCCTGTGCCCAACTTCCTGGAAGGACGCAAGCGCCTGGACGAGAAGATCGAGTTGCTTCAGGCACCTGGCCTTGAGTCGCTCAAGATTGCCGATTACGGCACCCGCAGGCGCTTTTCCAGGGCCTGGCATGAAGAGGTGCTGCGGGTGCTTTGCGCCAGGCTGGGTCATTCGGGGGCGGCGCGCGTCAACGGTCAGCGCAAGGGGCAACTGGCGGGCACCAGCAATGTGCTGTATGCGATGAAGCTGGGCTTGATCCCGCTGGGCACCTTGGCGCATGAATATCTGCAGGCCTGCCAGTCGCTGGGCCCGCGCCTGCGCGACAGCCAGATCTTCGGCTTCGAGTCCTGGGCGCGCGAGTACCGGGGCGACCTGGGGATTGCGCTGTCCGACGTCTATGGCATGTCGGCCTTCCTGCGTGATTTCGATCTGTACTTCTGCAAGCTTTTTGACGGTGCGCGTCATGACAGCGGCGACCCGTTTGACTGGGGCGAGCGCCTGATAGCGCATTACAAGGCCAACAAGATCGACCCGCTGAGCAAGGTGCTGATCTTCAGCGACGGTTTGACCATACCCAAAACTATCGGGCTGTTCGAGCGCTTCAACGGTCGCTGCCAGCTGGCATTCGGCATCGGCACCAATCTGACCAACGATTTGGGAAATCCCCCCGAGCATGTGCCATTGCAGATCGTGATCAAGATGACGCGCTGCAACGGCCAGCCTGTGGCAAAGCTATCGGACACACCGGGCAAGAGCATGTGTGACGATGAAAAATACCTGGCCTATCTGCGCCAGGTATTCAGCATTGCGCCGCCGGAGCCGGTTTCGCCGGCATAG
- a CDS encoding sodium:proton antiporter, giving the protein MKAAAAALLTLAAATAQAADIDGAAMSVAWGLPFVGMLLSIALLPLLLPQFWHHHFGKVTAGWALAFLLPFALVYGLGAAGVNLVHALLAEYLPFVILLTALYTVAGGIYVRGNLRGSPGLNTAILAIGAVLASFMGTTGASMLLIRPLLRANDNRRHQAHVVVFFIFIVSNAGGALTPLGDPPLFLGFLKGVDFFWTVSHIWGPMLFLTLALLAIFYVIDHKLMGQKGETDLPDPTPSMDVTGAQSRLGFEGRVNFVLLMVVVALVLVSGIWRTPAGIEIAGTHVGLPGLVRDLGLLAVVLLSLKLTPARVHQANEFGWGPMQEVAKLFAGIFLTIIPVIAMLKAGVDGPFGAVVRAVTNADGTPNPAMYFWATGLLSSFLDNAPTYLVFFNTAGGDPAHLMTEMALTLTAISAGAVFMGANTYIGNAPNLMVKAIAEDRGVKMPGFFGYMLWSVCVLVPLLLLITWIWFL; this is encoded by the coding sequence ATGAAAGCCGCTGCGGCCGCGCTGCTGACGCTGGCAGCGGCCACTGCGCAGGCCGCAGACATTGACGGCGCAGCCATGTCCGTGGCTTGGGGTCTGCCGTTTGTGGGCATGCTGCTGTCCATTGCGCTGCTGCCGCTGCTGCTTCCGCAATTCTGGCATCACCATTTCGGCAAGGTCACCGCCGGCTGGGCGCTGGCCTTCCTGCTGCCTTTTGCGCTGGTCTACGGTCTGGGCGCAGCGGGCGTGAATCTGGTGCATGCCTTGCTGGCCGAGTATCTGCCGTTCGTGATCCTGCTGACCGCGTTGTACACGGTGGCCGGAGGCATCTATGTGCGCGGCAATCTGCGTGGTTCGCCGGGGTTGAATACCGCCATCCTGGCCATTGGAGCGGTGCTGGCCAGCTTCATGGGCACGACCGGGGCTTCCATGCTGCTGATACGCCCCTTGCTGCGCGCCAATGACAACCGCCGTCATCAGGCTCATGTGGTGGTGTTTTTCATCTTCATCGTCTCCAATGCCGGGGGAGCGTTGACGCCGCTTGGAGATCCGCCGCTGTTCCTGGGCTTTCTGAAGGGGGTGGACTTCTTCTGGACGGTGAGCCATATCTGGGGCCCGATGTTGTTCCTCACGCTGGCGCTGCTGGCCATCTTCTATGTGATAGATCACAAGCTGATGGGGCAAAAGGGCGAGACCGATCTGCCCGATCCCACGCCCAGCATGGATGTGACCGGGGCTCAAAGCCGTCTGGGCTTTGAAGGCCGCGTGAACTTTGTGCTGCTGATGGTAGTGGTGGCTCTGGTGCTGGTCAGCGGCATCTGGCGCACTCCTGCGGGTATCGAGATCGCCGGGACCCATGTGGGCCTGCCCGGTCTGGTGCGCGATCTGGGTTTGCTTGCCGTGGTGCTGCTGTCGCTCAAGCTCACGCCCGCTCGTGTGCATCAGGCCAATGAGTTCGGCTGGGGTCCCATGCAGGAAGTGGCCAAGCTGTTTGCAGGTATTTTCCTGACCATCATTCCCGTCATCGCCATGCTCAAGGCCGGTGTCGATGGCCCGTTCGGTGCCGTGGTGCGCGCAGTCACCAATGCCGATGGCACGCCCAACCCGGCCATGTATTTCTGGGCCACGGGTCTGCTGTCTTCCTTCCTCGACAACGCTCCGACCTATCTGGTGTTCTTCAATACCGCCGGTGGCGACCCCGCGCACCTCATGACCGAGATGGCGCTGACGCTAACTGCCATTTCTGCCGGTGCCGTGTTCATGGGCGCGAACACATACATTGGCAATGCGCCCAATCTCATGGTCAAGGCGATTGCCGAAGATCGCGGCGTGAAGATGCCGGGCTTTTTCGGCTACATGCTCTGGTCGGTCTGCGTGCTGGTGCCGCTGCTGCTGCTGATCACCTGGATTTGGTTTTTATAG
- a CDS encoding D-glycerate dehydrogenase: MSNKPRILIARAISPEVVQRLQQHFEVQSNQDDVVWSPAELAQQLQGKDGVLTTGSQRIDAELLASCPQLKIVANMAVGYNNFDVPAMTAAGVQGTNAPDVLTETTADFGFALLMATARRIAESEHYLRAGLWKDWHYDLFAGAEVHGSTLGILGMGRIGQAIARRAAYGFGMEVIYHNRSRLDAALEAECKASYVGKQELLERADHLMLVLPFTPENRHTIGAAEIAQMKPTATLINIARGGIVDDAALAQALKDKRIAAAGLDVFEGEPVVHPDLLTVPNVVLTPHIASATKGTRTAMAGLAADNLISFFAGKGPLTPVNQLA; this comes from the coding sequence ATGAGCAACAAGCCTCGCATTCTGATTGCCCGCGCCATTTCACCCGAGGTGGTGCAGCGGCTGCAGCAGCACTTTGAGGTGCAGTCCAATCAGGACGATGTGGTCTGGTCTCCGGCAGAGCTGGCGCAGCAGTTGCAGGGCAAGGACGGCGTGCTGACCACGGGTTCGCAGCGCATCGATGCCGAGCTGCTGGCATCCTGCCCGCAGCTCAAGATCGTGGCCAATATGGCGGTGGGCTACAACAATTTCGATGTGCCCGCGATGACGGCTGCGGGCGTGCAGGGCACGAATGCTCCCGATGTGCTGACCGAGACAACGGCCGATTTCGGCTTTGCCCTGCTGATGGCCACAGCGCGCCGCATTGCCGAGAGCGAGCACTATCTGCGTGCCGGGCTCTGGAAGGACTGGCATTACGACCTGTTTGCGGGTGCCGAGGTGCATGGCAGCACGCTGGGCATCCTGGGCATGGGCCGCATCGGCCAGGCCATTGCACGCCGTGCGGCTTACGGCTTTGGCATGGAAGTGATCTATCACAACCGCTCGCGCCTGGATGCTGCCCTGGAAGCCGAGTGCAAGGCCAGCTATGTCGGCAAGCAGGAGCTGCTCGAGCGTGCAGACCATCTGATGCTGGTGCTGCCATTCACCCCCGAAAACCGCCACACCATAGGCGCGGCAGAAATTGCGCAGATGAAGCCCACGGCCACGCTGATCAATATTGCGCGTGGCGGCATCGTCGATGATGCGGCTCTGGCCCAGGCACTCAAGGATAAGCGCATTGCCGCAGCGGGGCTGGACGTGTTCGAGGGTGAGCCTGTCGTGCATCCAGATCTGCTGACCGTGCCCAATGTGGTGCTGACACCTCATATCGCCAGCGCCACCAAGGGCACGCGTACGGCCATGGCGGGTCTGGCGGCAGACAACCTGATCTCGTTCTTTGCCGGCAAGGGGCCGCTGACGCCCGTCAATCAGCTGGCCTGA
- a CDS encoding tautomerase family protein: MPFIRTSVHKDTTPAQRQAIVNGIHQALIDGIGMPADELFNMVEEYDEQKFFFSRTFNGYKRSDRVVVVEITMRRGRSDAMKRALYANIAANLEKDADVAPSDVFIFTHENDYSDWSVGGGKFAMAIAQQVGPDA, from the coding sequence ATGCCTTTTATCCGCACCAGCGTCCACAAGGACACCACGCCCGCCCAGCGCCAGGCCATCGTCAACGGTATTCATCAGGCCCTGATCGACGGCATCGGCATGCCCGCCGATGAGCTGTTCAACATGGTTGAGGAATATGACGAGCAGAAGTTCTTCTTCAGCCGCACCTTCAACGGCTACAAGCGCTCGGACCGCGTGGTCGTGGTCGAGATCACCATGCGCCGTGGGCGCAGCGATGCCATGAAGCGCGCGCTGTACGCCAACATCGCTGCCAATCTGGAAAAAGATGCGGACGTCGCACCCAGCGATGTGTTCATTTTCACGCACGAAAACGACTATTCCGACTGGTCCGTGGGCGGCGGCAAGTTCGCCATGGCCATTGCCCAGCAAGTGGGCCCCGACGCCTGA
- the rmuC gene encoding DNA recombination protein RmuC, with amino-acid sequence MVGLLLVLLWWLQGLRRQTELALGPDAMRLQAQLLQGLQGLDVRLQQLERSSQSTQMTVAKSDGALDRVTQHVQTQLTQAQQDALAARREQAAALASFREDVAQLAQRLTGDSQQARAALAQSSAEQAVHVQQRFEALAETTRGTLDSLKGDIQQQLTHMSTNMGAALKDQLGSNGEQLRHQFAVLQDAVSQQLAALTQGQQTTAEQLRATLNERLATIQSDNALKLDEMRRTVDEKLHATLEQRLGESFKLVSDRLEQVHKGLGEMQTLAGSVGDLKRVMTNVKSRGTWGELQLGSIIDNVLTPEQYARNVKTVPDSDDLVEFAIRLPGRNDEHPVWLPIDAKYPVEHYQRLQDAQDSADRVGIVAAGNAFETSIRGEARKIASKYIAPPHTTDFAVMYLPTEGLFAEVLRRPGLVEALQNEHRIVITGPANLAAMLSSLQMGFKTLAIEKRSSEVWGVLGQVKTEFGKFGEVVEATRKSIDAAARKFDQVGVRTRAIQRHLRNVQELPNEAGQEQPLFPATSSGGDQTAGEDEE; translated from the coding sequence ATGGTGGGCCTGCTTCTGGTGCTGCTGTGGTGGCTGCAGGGGCTGCGCCGTCAGACGGAACTTGCTCTGGGCCCTGATGCGATGAGGCTGCAAGCCCAGCTGCTGCAGGGATTGCAGGGGCTGGATGTCAGGCTGCAGCAGCTGGAGCGCAGCAGCCAGAGTACCCAGATGACGGTGGCCAAGAGCGATGGAGCCCTGGACCGTGTCACCCAGCATGTACAGACCCAGTTGACCCAGGCCCAGCAGGATGCACTGGCCGCAAGGCGCGAGCAGGCTGCGGCGCTGGCATCCTTTCGTGAAGACGTTGCCCAGCTGGCGCAGCGGCTGACGGGCGACAGCCAGCAGGCGCGCGCGGCACTGGCCCAAAGCAGTGCGGAGCAGGCCGTCCATGTCCAGCAGCGCTTCGAGGCCCTGGCTGAGACCACGCGCGGCACGCTGGACTCGCTCAAGGGCGACATCCAGCAGCAGCTCACGCATATGAGTACCAATATGGGGGCTGCGCTCAAGGATCAGCTGGGCAGCAATGGCGAGCAGCTGCGCCATCAGTTTGCCGTGCTGCAGGATGCGGTGAGCCAGCAGCTGGCTGCGCTGACGCAGGGCCAGCAGACCACGGCCGAGCAGCTGCGTGCAACGCTCAACGAGCGCCTGGCCACGATTCAGAGCGACAACGCCCTCAAGCTCGACGAGATGCGCCGCACCGTCGATGAAAAACTGCATGCCACGCTGGAGCAGCGTCTGGGCGAGTCCTTCAAGCTGGTCAGCGACCGGCTGGAGCAGGTGCACAAGGGGCTGGGCGAGATGCAGACCCTGGCGGGCAGCGTAGGCGATCTGAAGCGCGTGATGACCAATGTGAAGTCGCGCGGCACCTGGGGCGAGCTGCAGCTGGGCAGCATCATCGACAATGTGCTCACGCCCGAGCAGTACGCCAGAAACGTCAAGACCGTGCCCGACAGCGATGATCTGGTCGAGTTCGCCATCCGGCTGCCGGGGCGCAACGACGAGCATCCCGTCTGGCTGCCCATCGATGCCAAATATCCGGTCGAGCATTACCAGCGCCTGCAGGATGCCCAGGACAGTGCCGACAGGGTGGGCATTGTCGCGGCGGGCAATGCCTTCGAGACATCGATTCGCGGCGAAGCCAGAAAGATTGCGAGCAAGTACATCGCGCCGCCGCACACCACGGATTTCGCCGTCATGTATCTGCCCACCGAGGGCCTGTTTGCCGAAGTGCTACGCCGTCCGGGACTGGTCGAGGCGCTGCAGAACGAGCATCGCATCGTGATTACCGGCCCCGCGAATCTGGCCGCCATGCTCAGCAGCCTGCAGATGGGTTTCAAGACGCTGGCGATCGAGAAGCGCTCCTCCGAAGTCTGGGGCGTGCTCGGACAGGTCAAGACCGAGTTCGGCAAGTTCGGCGAGGTGGTGGAGGCCACGCGCAAGTCCATCGATGCCGCTGCGCGCAAGTTCGATCAGGTGGGTGTGCGCACGCGCGCCATTCAGCGCCATTTGCGTAATGTGCAGGAGCTGCCGAATGAAGCAGGGCAGGAGCAGCCCCTGTTTCCGGCCACCTCGTCTGGAGGCGATCAGACCGCCGGCGAGGATGAAGAATGA
- a CDS encoding MFS transporter: MNAALLRLILAQVCIHGTMTGMRMATPLLALKEGYSAAAVGMLLALFALTQVFLSLPAGRYADRHGLKRPLIISVVAACSGAGVAVLFPIYPVLCLSALLTGGAAGMALIALQRHVGRMAHNKDELRKVFSWLAIGPAISNFLGPFAAGLLIDYAGGEAASTTGFRAAFLLLALMPLAAWFWVRTVQELPALQTGAANQKATAWDLVQNRGFRRLLLLNWALSSCWDVHTFVVPILGHERGLPASVIGSILGAFAIAAAVIRMLMPIITRRLAESQVVLGAMVAACALFIAYPFMPGAWSMGACSVLLGIVLGSVQPMVMSMIHQITPPERHGEALGLRMMAINGSSVLMPVLFGSLGTVVGVSALFWAVGVLVGVSSRLPWLIGKQDMPADEWGGH, from the coding sequence ATGAATGCGGCCCTGCTGCGCCTGATCCTCGCGCAAGTCTGTATCCACGGCACCATGACCGGAATGCGCATGGCCACGCCGCTTTTGGCGCTCAAGGAGGGCTATAGCGCGGCTGCTGTCGGCATGCTGCTGGCGCTGTTCGCACTGACCCAGGTGTTTCTGTCCCTGCCCGCGGGGCGCTATGCGGACCGTCACGGGCTCAAGCGCCCGCTCATCATCAGCGTGGTGGCCGCATGTTCCGGGGCCGGAGTGGCCGTGCTGTTCCCGATTTATCCGGTGCTGTGCCTGAGCGCTTTGCTGACGGGTGGCGCGGCCGGCATGGCGCTCATCGCCCTGCAGCGCCATGTGGGGCGCATGGCACACAACAAGGACGAGCTGCGCAAGGTCTTCAGCTGGCTGGCGATCGGGCCGGCTATCTCCAATTTTTTGGGACCGTTTGCGGCCGGGCTGCTGATCGACTATGCCGGTGGTGAAGCTGCCAGCACCACGGGCTTCAGGGCGGCCTTCCTGCTGCTGGCCCTGATGCCTCTGGCGGCCTGGTTCTGGGTCAGAACGGTGCAGGAGCTGCCCGCGCTGCAGACCGGTGCTGCGAACCAGAAGGCAACGGCCTGGGATCTGGTGCAGAACCGGGGCTTCAGGCGCCTGTTGCTGCTGAACTGGGCGCTTTCCTCTTGCTGGGACGTGCATACCTTTGTCGTTCCCATTCTGGGTCATGAACGCGGACTGCCTGCCTCGGTGATAGGCAGCATCCTGGGCGCCTTTGCGATTGCTGCGGCCGTGATCCGCATGCTGATGCCCATCATCACGCGCCGCCTGGCCGAATCGCAAGTGGTGCTGGGTGCCATGGTTGCCGCTTGCGCCCTGTTCATCGCCTATCCCTTCATGCCCGGTGCCTGGAGCATGGGCGCCTGTTCGGTCTTGCTGGGCATTGTGCTGGGATCGGTGCAGCCCATGGTGATGAGCATGATTCACCAGATCACGCCACCCGAGCGCCATGGAGAGGCGCTGGGATTGCGCATGATGGCCATCAACGGCTCCAGCGTGCTGATGCCGGTACTGTTCGGCTCGCTGGGCACGGTGGTCGGTGTCTCGGCCCTGTTCTGGGCGGTGGGGGTGCTCGTCGGGGTGTCCTCGCGCCTGCCCTGGCTGATAGGCAAGCAGGATATGCCGGCCGATGAGTGGGGCGGTCATTAA
- the lapB gene encoding lipopolysaccharide assembly protein LapB: MEFNLTWILLGLPAAFVLGWLASRWDLRQVRADNRQAPKAYFKGLNFLLNEQQDKAIDAFIEAVQNDPDTTELHFALGNLFRRRGEYNRAVRVHEHLLSRADLTRPDRDRAQHALAQDFLKAGLLDRAEEALNRLEGTQYEGEARLALLAIYERSRDWAQAAAIVRKMQASGQGDFSTRLAHYLCEDAQSQVAQGQLDKAFAQLRQALETAPQAPRPRLELAQLQHRQGQSAQALSSLQALAQNSPAALPLAASLLVEVAEATGALGEAHNLLLKHYEQAPSLDLLQALVAIDQKSGDAAAPGRQRLVKHLEHESSLVAAAQWLEGETLTEEQYHAPVQKALNHATKPLTRYRCAACGFEARTHFWHCPGCQSWDSYPARRVEEL, encoded by the coding sequence ATGGAATTTAATCTGACTTGGATTTTGCTGGGCCTGCCTGCAGCCTTTGTGCTGGGCTGGCTGGCCTCTCGCTGGGATTTGCGCCAGGTGCGTGCCGACAACCGCCAGGCTCCCAAGGCGTACTTCAAAGGCCTGAACTTTCTGCTCAACGAACAGCAGGACAAGGCCATCGATGCCTTTATCGAGGCCGTGCAGAACGACCCCGACACCACCGAACTGCACTTTGCACTGGGCAATCTGTTTCGCCGCCGCGGCGAATACAACCGTGCGGTGCGCGTCCATGAGCATCTGCTCAGCCGTGCCGACCTCACCCGTCCCGACCGGGACCGTGCCCAGCATGCGCTGGCACAGGACTTTCTCAAGGCCGGCCTGCTGGATCGCGCCGAGGAGGCTCTGAACCGCCTCGAAGGCACGCAGTACGAAGGCGAAGCACGCCTGGCGCTGCTGGCCATTTACGAGCGCTCGCGCGACTGGGCCCAGGCTGCGGCCATCGTGCGCAAGATGCAGGCTTCGGGCCAGGGAGACTTCAGCACCCGGCTGGCCCATTACCTTTGTGAAGACGCTCAATCCCAGGTGGCCCAAGGCCAACTCGACAAGGCTTTTGCACAGCTCAGGCAGGCTCTGGAGACTGCGCCGCAAGCTCCGCGCCCCCGTCTGGAGCTGGCTCAGCTTCAGCATCGACAGGGCCAGTCCGCGCAGGCTTTGTCGAGCCTTCAGGCTCTGGCACAGAACAGCCCCGCAGCCCTGCCCCTGGCGGCCAGCCTGCTGGTGGAAGTGGCCGAGGCAACAGGTGCTCTGGGAGAGGCCCACAATCTGCTGCTCAAGCACTATGAGCAGGCACCCTCGCTGGACCTGCTGCAGGCACTGGTCGCCATCGACCAGAAAAGCGGCGATGCGGCAGCGCCCGGCCGACAGCGCCTGGTGAAGCATCTGGAGCACGAGTCCTCCCTGGTGGCGGCCGCCCAATGGCTGGAAGGCGAGACTCTGACCGAAGAGCAGTACCATGCCCCCGTGCAGAAGGCGCTGAACCATGCCACCAAGCCCCTGACCCGCTATCGCTGTGCGGCCTGCGGCTTTGAAGCCCGCACCCATTTCTGGCATTGCCCCGGCTGCCAGAGCTGGGACAGCTACCCTGCACGCCGGGTCGAAGAGCTGTAA
- a CDS encoding lipopolysaccharide assembly LapA domain-containing protein — MKYLLWLLKAAIFFTLFAFALNNQQDATVHFFFGTAWTAPLVLVVLAAFALGLFVGVLGMVPRWLKHRSAAREAQATQQAPNAAVNAASAAPAVKEQNSSSIIAPGDVHGI; from the coding sequence ATGAAATACCTGCTGTGGCTGCTCAAGGCAGCCATTTTTTTCACTCTGTTCGCATTCGCACTCAACAACCAGCAAGACGCCACCGTGCATTTCTTCTTTGGCACGGCCTGGACGGCACCTCTGGTGCTGGTGGTTCTGGCGGCTTTTGCGCTGGGCCTTTTTGTCGGAGTGCTGGGCATGGTGCCACGCTGGCTCAAGCATCGCAGCGCAGCGCGCGAGGCACAGGCCACTCAACAGGCACCGAACGCCGCAGTCAACGCTGCCAGTGCAGCACCTGCGGTGAAGGAACAGAACTCTTCTTCGATCATTGCGCCGGGCGACGTGCATGGAATTTAA
- a CDS encoding integration host factor subunit beta, producing the protein MTRSDLVEELAAQFGQLNQRDAEQAVKTILDAVSDALVRGHRIEIRGFGSFAINHRQPRIGRNPRSGESVQVPSKRVPHFKPGKALREAVDNLKAEDSAAQQPQTA; encoded by the coding sequence ATGACCCGATCCGATCTCGTCGAAGAACTTGCCGCCCAATTTGGCCAACTCAACCAACGTGATGCCGAGCAGGCCGTCAAAACCATTCTGGACGCCGTCAGCGATGCCTTGGTGCGCGGTCACCGTATTGAAATTCGCGGCTTTGGCAGCTTTGCCATCAATCACCGCCAGCCCCGCATAGGCCGCAACCCCCGCTCCGGCGAGTCCGTTCAGGTTCCCTCCAAGCGCGTTCCTCATTTCAAGCCCGGCAAGGCCTTGCGCGAAGCCGTGGACAATCTCAAGGCCGAAGACTCCGCTGCCCAGCAGCCGCAGACCGCCTGA